The DNA sequence AAGGCACTTCCTTGTTCATGGTGATCATTTTCTGTTTGCTCTTATCCATTTCGTTCGGTCTAATGTATTGTTTGTGCTAATGTGTTCGTTTTTGCTTCACTTTAGACTTGGGTTCCTTACAAAGGCCATAGCTCAGAGGCGAGCCTTTCTGAGAAAGGTAAATTCGCATTTGGTGTAGACTGGATGAGTTTATTATCCTGTGCAGTGTGGTGTATCAATATGCTAAAGTTTTTTCCATTTATTGGTTAGAGAGAAGCCTTTACACCATAAGAGCGGTGCCCTTCACTGACATTAGGTCCATCCGGAGGCATTCGCCTGCACTTGGATGGCAATATATCATTGTTGTTCTATCATCAGGTGAAGCTCTTGTGATGAATCTAAATGGATTTTTTCTGGGGTAACATTTTCGGTAGCATTGATTATGTAAATAAAACGTATACGATTCTCTTATCAATGGAGACTTGCTTTTATCTTGAGTAGGTTTAAATATTTGTGGCTTTCTATACCCTTCTGTTTTTGACAATTCTATCTGGTGTGAATAAAATCTTCGTGCAGGACTTGCTTATCCTCCACTGTACTTCTATAGTGGAGGAGTCAAAGAATTCCTTGCTACAATTAAGCAACATGTTCTTCTTCTGAGGTTGGCATCCAgcattcctttttatattttgttaaagtCATTATCTTTTACAGGTAAGTGATTAGCTATATGATGAATTCTCAGATCTGGCGAAGATGCAAATGTGTTCCTTGTGAATGATTCTCAGCATACACTGCAGGTATGtgctatttgatttttttttttattaatgtttaTATGGGGTTGGCAACTGTATTATTGGTGCATGATATCTATAACTTTTATCTATATGGAGGAATATctcaaaaaataaagagaaaagtttTCATCAGCAGGAACTTGTCCGACTTTTGGTTGGATAGTGGAAAATTGTAGGTTTTTAGTTGAGTGCCACATGTCAACATTCAAAAGAATGCTTCTAAGACTATATGCatagagatatatatatatatatataaatcttagGATAGGCACACATATTATGTATGGGTTTTTGGCTACTCTCTTGAAAGTGGATGAGGAGAGTGTAGATGCTTACATCTGGATGCCTTATGAGTCTGAAGTATCCTTGATTTATCAGATTCAATTTTATATCATAATATTTGGCTAGCTAAATGTTCCAATTTTTGGATTGACTGCCAGAGGACTTTGTCTTCTTTGGAGCTGCCTAGGGCTGTTTCTGTTGCATGTGGACCTTCAGTTGATGAAACAAATTTGAATGAGAACCAAGAAAGGACTGATAGTGGTGCCAATAATCTAAGTGCCAGTGTTCCTCAATTCCATGGTAGACCAAAACATAAAGCTCATGATCCTCGGGACCTTTCTATTCAAGTGTTAGAGAAGTTCTCTCTTGTAACAAGATTTGCTCGTGAAACAACATCTCAACTCTTCGGTGAAAACCAGAATAATGGGTTCAGTGGCTATGAAAGGAGCACCCAAATCCAGCCTAACCTTGATCAGCCTAAGAAATCTACCGATATTGCTGAAAATGTTCCTGCTGAAAATCCTGTTATCCCAGATCCTAAGGCGGTAACTTATTCACTTCATTGCTGATATTGTTAATACTAGCCTTACTGTAAGCAACAGAAATTCATGGTGTCAGTTGCACGATCATTTTACACCGTTGTTACGTTTTTACACATCTTTTATACCTTGAATATAAATAAAGTTAGAATGAACAATGAGATAGCATCCTTTGACCAGTATGGTATAATTTCCAAGACTTTATCTTTGATGCGCTAGTGACATAATTTGTAGTTATACTTTTTGTCAATTTGTGGCATCTTTTAATGTCATCTTGTATTCTTGAATCTTGAATATCCTGGTTGTAGTGAAGGTAAATATTATATTTGGGGTATGTGCATTTGGAATGATATAAATTCCACTAGAATACCAAAATTTCTTGGATGGTTTTGTTTTACTTCTCCTATTTACCCTGTATAATACCAATGATgtcatttttttgtttatcttctgGCAGCTGGATAAATTATCACTAGTATGGGGAAAACCACGTCAACCCCCATTAGATTCTCAAGAGGTATGAATGATGTCTATCCTAGAAGATATCTTACTTGTGCAAAATAACCCTGTCTATTGTTTGCTAAATTGTTTTCTGGGGTCAAACATCCACAGTGGATGACTTTCTTGGATTCTGAAGGGAGAGTGACAGATTCAGAAGCTTTGAGAAAGAGAATATTTTATGGTGGACTTGAGCACAATTTACGAAAAGAGGTTTGTGTACTGTTTTTGTGATCACTTTTGATCTAACTACTTTTATGATGAATACATTTTTACTCTTTTAAGGCTATGTATTAATTGTAGGTTTGGGGCTTGATTTTGGGATACTATTCATATGACTCAACATATGCAGAGAGAGAATTCCTGAAGTCAGTTAAGAAGTCGGAGTATGAAACTATAAAGAACCAGTGGCAGGTTTCATTTGATCATTGcatgctttatatatatatatatatatatatatatatatatatatatatatatatatatatatgattaattcTTTGCGTCCTAACATTCACTTCAGAATACCTTTTTGTCATAAGTTATTGGTGAAGTTGATTATGTAGAGGTCAGTGTCTCAAAACATTTATATCAAATGCTAACACTACCAGTTACACCATTTCAATGATGTGAACATGGATTGGCTCACATCCTTTAGTCTTCCTTCTCATTTTCTATATACGTGTGTGTAATCAAGCTTTTTCGAATAATGAAATCTAAAtctgtttatgtatttttctgctctctGTAGAGTATCTCCAAGGCACAGGCtaaaagatttacaaaattcagggAAAGGAAAGGTCTTATTGAGAAAGATGTGGTAAGTTAGCAAATGATAACTGCTCTAAGCTAGAATGGATACACATGGATGACAACCTGAATGGTGCTTAGTTTAATATCATTTCTTATATTTTTGAAGGTGAGAACTGATAGATCGCTTGCTTTCTATGAAGGGGATGATAATCCAAATATCATTCTTATGCGCGATATCCTGTTGACATATTCATTCTACAACTTCGATCTAGGTTATTGTCAGGTACTATTTGGGGGATCTTGGGCTTTAAGTCTTTAACTAAAGTATTGTAATATATCAGtatatttaaatcttttttaaaaaaaagatgcaGCCTTTTTTGTGTATTCATGTGTGGTTTCCATGgatgtttaattattctgttataCCAAATAGTAATTCAGTGCCAAGTTACACTGTGAAATCATTGATGATCTTGTCCCATAACTTTTCTCAATATAATTCTCCGTTTCATGTAGTCCAAGAAACAAGTAAACAAGCAATAGATGAGCATTATTGCTCTGAACACCATCTTCTAATATGGTTGAGATTTTAAATATGTGCTGTTTTATAGGGAATGAGCGATCTTTTGTCTCCGATATTGTTTGTGATGGGTGATGAATCAGAGGCATTTTGGTGTTTTGTTGCTCTACTGGAGCGTCTTGGACCGAACTTTAATCGTGACCAAAATGGCATGCACTCTCAACTTTTTGCATTATCtaaggtctctctctctctctctctctctctctctctctctctctctctctct is a window from the Arachis hypogaea cultivar Tifrunner chromosome 1, arahy.Tifrunner.gnm2.J5K5, whole genome shotgun sequence genome containing:
- the LOC112701777 gene encoding uncharacterized protein; translation: MLESELHDLSDDADYAASQQQGSASVMLRSDSTKVSSPHERDDAEIVFLKDNVAIHPTQFASERISGRLKLFKQGTSLFMTWVPYKGHSSEASLSEKERSLYTIRAVPFTDIRSIRRHSPALGWQYIIVVLSSGLAYPPLYFYSGGVKEFLATIKQHVLLLRSGEDANVFLVNDSQHTLQRTLSSLELPRAVSVACGPSVDETNLNENQERTDSGANNLSASVPQFHGRPKHKAHDPRDLSIQVLEKFSLVTRFARETTSQLFGENQNNGFSGYERSTQIQPNLDQPKKSTDIAENVPAENPVIPDPKALDKLSLVWGKPRQPPLDSQEWMTFLDSEGRVTDSEALRKRIFYGGLEHNLRKEVWGLILGYYSYDSTYAEREFLKSVKKSEYETIKNQWQSISKAQAKRFTKFRERKGLIEKDVVRTDRSLAFYEGDDNPNIILMRDILLTYSFYNFDLGYCQGMSDLLSPILFVMGDESEAFWCFVALLERLGPNFNRDQNGMHSQLFALSKLVELLDCPLHNYFKQHDCLNYFFCFRWILIQFKREFEFEKIMRLWEVLWTHYPSEHLHLYVCVALLKQHRNKIMWEGMDFDNLLKFINELSGQIDLDATLRDAEALCICAGENGEACIPPGTPPSMPIDDGSFYNQLDDEVL